The sequence TGAGTCAGGTTGCGTCCGTCAGTGCCGATAGCCCATACATCCCATTGTGATTTACCCTTATGACGCATGTCAGCTTCGGCACGGTTAGAGGTAAAGAGGATCCACTTGCCATCAGCACTCCATGAAGGCTGTGTATCCACACTTCTGGCATCTGTAATCTGAACCAGATCGGAGCCATCGGTGTTCATGCGAAACAGGTGTATGCTCCGGCCAGCCTGCATGGAGAACACAATTCGGGTGCCATCTGGTGAGAGGGAAGGGTTAATGCCTTCAGTTAGAACCTGCTGGGATCCACCTTTATTGATACGAACAATATCTGTCGCAAAACCGGGGAATTCCCAGTTGTTAAAGGTGTCGAGCTTGGGCTTTTTCATTTTTGTATTTTTATAGTTCAGTGGCCTTGCCTGCACCACAATGATGGACTCATCAGGCAGCAGGACTGGCTGGGTAAGTGATCCGTGCAGGGACTGGAGCCGGCGCTGCATGCCTTCACCATCTGAAATCTTCTCCCACAGGCCGAGGCCGCCAGCACGCTCAGAGAGGTAATAAATATGGCCGTCATCCTTCCAGCCGACAGATTCCACTGTGCGCACGTCGTCAGTCACCATGTTGACTGGGTCACCATTTTCGGTGAGACGGCGGGAAATCCAGGTTTGCTTGCCCTGTTGTGACAGGGTTAGGAAATATTTTCCACCGGGTGCCGGCAGCGGGTACATTTCACTCTCTTTGTTTTCCAGCGTAAGCAGACTGGCTGCATCCGCAGGCTCAATAGCTTTCTTTGTCGAGTTAACCGTTGAGTTTAACCATTCAAGTGCATTTTCAGCCTGTGCGGCTGGGGCAGCTATCAATAACCCAAGTGAAATAAGTAGGATTTTTTTCATGTTTTATTGACCCCTCCATCAAAAGATGGTGCAGACTGCGCTCTTGAAAATAAATATTACATGGCTCGAAAATTAATTTTTTTTAATGTTTTTTTCGGCTTTCGTGCACCCAATGTTATTTTTTCAGGACAGTGATTTCGGGATTAGTTTGCCCGTTTGTTCTGTGTGTTGGAATGCCTGTTTCTTGAAAAAAATCGTAATTTGGATTTAGCTGCAGGCGCGTGCGAGGAGCTCCAAATGATCAACACCGAAGAAGAGTTCACGGCTGCAGGTGAAGTGTTGCCGGGTAACTTCATCAGCTGGGGCAGGTTAAGTGGCAGCCAGTTAATCTCTACCTGATGCTTCTGTGAAAAGCCTGGTAGCTGTGTCGCCGCCAAATAGCTGTACGGGCTGATAAAATCGAAATAGAAGTCGATACGCTTAGTCATCGTGATGCTCAAATGGTGCAACATAACCTTCCGGGCGTATGGCGACAGTATTGAGGATTCGTGTACAGACCTTGCCATCCTCTCTTACAAACTGCATCTCAAAGCAGGGGGTGGCCCGCCCGTTCTCTTTTAACTCTTTTTCAATCTCAAGAAACTGCCTCTCGTCAAAATCGAAATGGAGCTTGAGATCGGAGCTTCCCACTCGAATAAAATCAATCACCAGCTTTTTAGTCGCCACTCTGTAACCTGGAAACCTTTTCAGGCAGGCAAGTGCGGGTATCGGATCGGCAAGGCTGGCCTGATAGCCACCAAACATATTGCCCGCGGCATTGGCAGATACCCAGTTCAATGGCAGGCGAATACGCACGCTGCTCCAGTCATCTGCCAGCTCCTCTATCTTCACGCGCATCAGGAAGAAGGGGGGAAAGAGTTCAAAGCGCCTTCGGGATGAGAGGAAATGGAGCTTGGCTAGCAGGTGTAAGTTACTACGTCGCATAACATTTCTCCTCTCGCATCCGCATATTAGTGCCTATTAGAGACCAATGATTGCCACAAGGTCTCTAATGGGTACTTATGTCATTACGATCGTCTCTAATAGAAACTTACAATATATAGTAGGTTTCTTTTTGCAACCTGCTATATTGACGCCATGAGCAGCGAACAACCAGTATCAGCTTCGTGCCCCATCTCTCGCCTGTTGGATATTGCTGGCGAGCGGTGGAGTTTTCTCATTCTACGGGATCTGTTTAATGGTGTCAGGCGTTTTGATGGCCTGCAGAAAAACCTCGGTATCTCCAAAAAGGTACTATCTCAGCGTTTAAGAAGGCTTGTAGAGGCCGGATTACTCAGTCGAGTTCCCTATCAGGAGCGCCCTCCGCGATTTGAATATCGGCTGACTGCCAAGGGGCGCGACTTTTTCCCGGTGCTGGTGGCGATGCTTAGCTGGAGCAATCGCTGGCTGTTTAATCAGGGTGAGCAGACCACTGAATTGACCCACCTAGAGTGCGGGCATCCTCTGGATGCAAAACTTGTTTGTGGCCATTGCAATGGTGCGGTAACCCCTGCTCGCATCAAAGCCATAGACACCATAAAGCGTGAGCAATAGCACAGTAACCACAATCGTATTATCATACTCTCTTGCCCGAATGAGAAAGGCCATCAGGGGAATGGGAATTGACCAGCGAAACCGAGCTACTGGAGCATTTCAGAAAGGATAACGAACGTCTGCGTACAGCGTTGAAAATCAACCAGTTGATTGCTGGTGAGCTGAAGCTTGGCCCGCTGCTTAAACAGATCATGGAGATAACCCAGTCGCTGATGCAGGCGGAAAGCTGTTCACTCTTCCTGCATGATGAAACGAGTGGGGAACTTGTCTTCCACGCCTGCTCGGGTGAAAAAGAGAGCCAGCTCAAAGAGATCTGCAGGCTGCCGAAGGGCAGCGGTATAGCAGGTTGGGCCGCTGAAAACCTGCAGACACTGCGCCTGACGGATGTCTATGCAGACCCCCGCTTCAACTCCGAGTTCGACCGTGAAACAGGCTTTGTTACCCGCAATATGATCTGCACCCCGCTGATTGCACGCGGCAAACTGATCGGAGTAAGTCAGGTCATCAATCGTCAGGATGGCGACTTCTCAAAGGCGGATGAGCGACTTATGGAATCATTGGTTCAGATGGTGGCAATTGCCATCGACAATGCCCGCACCCACGAGCGCTTGATGGAACAACAGCTTCTGCAGCATGACCATGAGTTGGCCAAATCAATTCAGGAGTCGTTCCTGCCTAATGAAATGCCTGAGGTTGATGGCTATCAGGCTGCATTTCACATGAACTCCGCATTTGAAGTGGGTGGCGATTTTTACGATACAGTTCGACTTCCAGATGGTCGTTTTGCCTACCTGATCGGGGATATCTCCGGTAAAGGTGTGTCAGCCGCAATGATCATGTCCACCGTGCTCAGCGATATCCGCATGGAGCTGACGCATGGAGGCAGCGCTGCAGAAGTTCTCAACAGATTTAATCTTTCGCTGTGTAAAAAAGCCCAGAATGGCATGTTTGTCAGCCTTGTTCTGATGATCCTGAATCCGGAAACGGGAGACCTTGAGATTGCCAATGCAGGGCACCTGCCACCGGTGAACATTCTCAGCCAACGTATCTGGCAGCATGATGAAGCCTCAGGACCACCAGCAGGAGTGATCCTCGACGCCTGCTACGATTGCATGCGACTGGTTCTTGAGCCTGGCGAGATGGTGCTGCTCTATACCGACGGCATCACTGAGGCGCGCAATATCGATCACGAAATACTTGGGGCAGGAAGGCTTCTGGCTTGGTTAGGTGAGTGCCCTGACACTCCTGAGATGTGCATGGGGTACCTGATAGAACGCATCCGGCTGTTTACCGATCAGGCTGCCCAGAGTGATGACATCACGCTACTCATTCTGGGCAGAATCTGACGCAGTTAGTGCCGCAGCCTATTGCGCAGCATCAGGTGGTGGAACTTTGCCGGTTTTCTGAATCACCTTGAGAATTCCGATCAGTTCAGGAGAGGCCCACGGAAAAGCTCCTGCCACCTTTTCAACAACCACTCCATCCGCATTAAGGATGTAGGTTTCAGGGAACATGAATGATTTCAGGATTGACTTGGCGATCTTTATACCACCCTCATCCCAGAACATCGGAAATGTAACATGTTGTTCGCTGACGAATTTCTTCACATCTTCCAGATTGTTATCGACCGAGAGGCCGACCACGAGGAATTTATCTGCCGGCAGCAGTTGAGAGAGGCGTTGCAAGTCGGGCATCTCCTTACGGCATGGCGGACACCAGGTCGCCCAGGCATTGAGCACCACCACCTTGCCGGCAAATAGCTTCTGGCTGTCGACTATTTCACCAGAGAGCGACATCATCTGGAAAGGTGGCATCTTTTCGCCCTTCGTAGCTATCGGAGAGGCCTCATCACTACTACATGCGGAAAGCCCCATCATCACGGCCAGCATCAAAGAAAAAGAAACTGATTTCATACGAAACAACATTATAAACCCCTAGTAAGCGTGATAAATGGCACTGTTGCCATTTTTATCAAAACTTAAAACGTCATAACCTTTTGGTGGAAGACCCGCCGCCTGCATGCCGGGAGAGTGCATCGGCATCCCCGGTGCGGTGAGGCCTGCCACATCAGGGCGCTCTTTCAACAATCGCTTAACATCATCAGCAGGCACATGCCCCTCGATAATATAACCATCAATCAACGCGGTGTGGCAGGAGGCGAGTTTCGGTGCCACACCATATTTGGCCTTAATCGCGTCCATATCGCTGCTCAACTTTTCAGTTACCGTAAAACCTTCACCCTCCAAATGTTTGGCCCAGTCGCCACAGCACCCACAGTTCGGATCCTTATACATGGTTACTTCTGTAGCCATGACAGCATCCGTTGCATTGCACGATATCAGCAGCGCGGCAAAAGCTGAGAGTAGAAAACCTGCTAAGCGTCCTTTTTTATGATTACGTTTCATCACTGCTCCTGTTAATAAACTCGTCCTGAGAACTGATCGAAGTTGGCCCATGCTGCCATTG comes from Mariprofundus aestuarium and encodes:
- a CDS encoding winged helix-turn-helix transcriptional regulator, giving the protein MSSEQPVSASCPISRLLDIAGERWSFLILRDLFNGVRRFDGLQKNLGISKKVLSQRLRRLVEAGLLSRVPYQERPPRFEYRLTAKGRDFFPVLVAMLSWSNRWLFNQGEQTTELTHLECGHPLDAKLVCGHCNGAVTPARIKAIDTIKREQ
- a CDS encoding TolB family protein, whose amino-acid sequence is MKKILLISLGLLIAAPAAQAENALEWLNSTVNSTKKAIEPADAASLLTLENKESEMYPLPAPGGKYFLTLSQQGKQTWISRRLTENGDPVNMVTDDVRTVESVGWKDDGHIYYLSERAGGLGLWEKISDGEGMQRRLQSLHGSLTQPVLLPDESIIVVQARPLNYKNTKMKKPKLDTFNNWEFPGFATDIVRINKGGSQQVLTEGINPSLSPDGTRIVFSMQAGRSIHLFRMNTDGSDLVQITDARSVDTQPSWSADGKWILFTSNRAEADMRHKGKSQWDVWAIGTDGRNLTQITFDEARDGAARMGKDGLIYFHSDRAISKDIREQHQVKSVKSHSFHIWTIAWPTNTGK
- a CDS encoding TlpA family protein disulfide reductase, whose product is MKSVSFSLMLAVMMGLSACSSDEASPIATKGEKMPPFQMMSLSGEIVDSQKLFAGKVVVLNAWATWCPPCRKEMPDLQRLSQLLPADKFLVVGLSVDNNLEDVKKFVSEQHVTFPMFWDEGGIKIAKSILKSFMFPETYILNADGVVVEKVAGAFPWASPELIGILKVIQKTGKVPPPDAAQ
- a CDS encoding PaaI family thioesterase, yielding MRRSNLHLLAKLHFLSSRRRFELFPPFFLMRVKIEELADDWSSVRIRLPLNWVSANAAGNMFGGYQASLADPIPALACLKRFPGYRVATKKLVIDFIRVGSSDLKLHFDFDERQFLEIEKELKENGRATPCFEMQFVREDGKVCTRILNTVAIRPEGYVAPFEHHDD
- a CDS encoding DsbA family protein, with the translated sequence MARSVHESSILSPYARKVMLHHLSITMTKRIDFYFDFISPYSYLAATQLPGFSQKHQVEINWLPLNLPQLMKLPGNTSPAAVNSSSVLIIWSSSHAPAAKSKLRFFSRNRHSNTQNKRAN
- a CDS encoding PP2C family protein-serine/threonine phosphatase; this encodes MTSETELLEHFRKDNERLRTALKINQLIAGELKLGPLLKQIMEITQSLMQAESCSLFLHDETSGELVFHACSGEKESQLKEICRLPKGSGIAGWAAENLQTLRLTDVYADPRFNSEFDRETGFVTRNMICTPLIARGKLIGVSQVINRQDGDFSKADERLMESLVQMVAIAIDNARTHERLMEQQLLQHDHELAKSIQESFLPNEMPEVDGYQAAFHMNSAFEVGGDFYDTVRLPDGRFAYLIGDISGKGVSAAMIMSTVLSDIRMELTHGGSAAEVLNRFNLSLCKKAQNGMFVSLVLMILNPETGDLEIANAGHLPPVNILSQRIWQHDEASGPPAGVILDACYDCMRLVLEPGEMVLLYTDGITEARNIDHEILGAGRLLAWLGECPDTPEMCMGYLIERIRLFTDQAAQSDDITLLILGRI
- a CDS encoding DUF411 domain-containing protein, with protein sequence MKRNHKKGRLAGFLLSAFAALLISCNATDAVMATEVTMYKDPNCGCCGDWAKHLEGEGFTVTEKLSSDMDAIKAKYGVAPKLASCHTALIDGYIIEGHVPADDVKRLLKERPDVAGLTAPGMPMHSPGMQAAGLPPKGYDVLSFDKNGNSAIYHAY